A genomic stretch from Helianthus annuus cultivar XRQ/B chromosome 1, HanXRQr2.0-SUNRISE, whole genome shotgun sequence includes:
- the LOC118479254 gene encoding protein WHAT'S THIS FACTOR 1 homolog, chloroplastic-like, protein MLFHSSHSISSYYRNSTAIRVWVTFTASISSLKVVWRKDQKLDQAINNDKSWRLCAKVVKEVLNEPGQVIPLRYLEKRRERLRLPVKIDTFLAQNPLLFDVYYDRIKPKTEPVKFLRVSDRLQRVLDRNERVYAENEPLIVAKLCKLLMMSKDNVVSADKLVHVKREFGFPNDVLVNLVPKYPEYFKLVGGPGDGNSFLQLVSWDPRFAKSVIEQRADEELELTGIKIRPSFNWKLPSGFLIRKEMREWIRDWKERPYISPYDDASNLNQASLEMEKRTVGVFHELLSLSLYKRIPVPIMGKFTEEYRFSNAFSSVFTRHSGIFYMSLKGGIKTAMLREAYKGDQLIDRDPLLEINDNFIELLAEGHKQREEELNLKKQAVKKDTDMDTVSVTNSTLNDLDLSESEELYSS, encoded by the coding sequence ATGTTATTCCACAGTAGTCACAGCATATCTTCTTATTATAGAAACTCAACTGCAATTAGGGTTTGGGTTACCTTCACAGCCTCAATATCTAGCCTCAAAGTAGTTTGGCGTAAAGATCAAAAGCTAGACCAAGCAATCAATAACGATAAATCATGGAGACTATGTGCCAAAGTTGTTAAAGAAGTCTTAAACGAACCCGGTCAAGTCATCCCTCTTCGCTATTTGGAAAAGCGTCGTGAACGGTTACGACTTCCGGTTAAAATCGACACTTTTTTGGCACAAAACCCTTTGCTTTTCGATGTGTATTATGACCGAATTAAGCCCAAGACTGAGCCCGTTAAGTTTTTACGCGTCAGTGATCGACTTCAACGCGTTTTGGATCGAAATGAACGGGTTTATGCAGAAAACGAGCCCTTGATTGTTGCTAAGCTGTGTAAGTTGTTGATGATGTCGAAAGATAATGTGGTTAGCGCGGATAAGTTGGTTCATGTGAAGAGGGAGTTCGGGTTTCCGAATGATGTTCTCGTGAATTTGGTACCCAAGTATCCGGAATATTTTAAATTAGTTGGGGGTCCTGGAGACGGAAATTCGTTTTTGCAGTTGGTTTCTTGGGACCCGAGATTTGCGAAATCTGTTATTGAGCAAAGGGCTGATGAGGAATTGGAGTTAACGGGTATAAAGATCAGGCCGTCTTTCAACTGGAAGCTGCCCTCGGGTTTTTTAATCAGGAAAGAAATGCGAGAATGGATTAGAGATTGGAAGGAACGTCCGTACATATCACCGTATGACGATGCGTCAAATTTGAATCAAGCGTCTCTAGAAATGGAGAAGAGAACGGTGGGAGTTTTTCACGAGTTACTATCGTTATCTTTGTATAAAAGAATTCCAGTGCCGATAATGGGCAAGTTTACTGAAGAGTATAGGTTTTCAAACGCGTTTTCGAGTGTGTTTACACGGCATTCGGGGATCTTTTATATGTCATTAAAAGGTGGGATCAAAACAGCAATGCTGCGAGAAGCTTATAAGGGTGATCAGTTGATTGACCGAGATCCGCTACTGGAAATTAATGAtaattttattgaattattgGCTGAAGGACACAAGCAGAGGGAAGAAGAACTGAATCTAAAAAAACAAGCGGTTAAAAAGGATACGGATATGGATACGGTGTCAGTGACAAACAGTACACTAAATGATCTTGATCTTAGTGAAAGTGAAGAGCTTTATAGCTCTTGA
- the LOC110866678 gene encoding serine/threonine-protein kinase Nek6, which translates to MSQMEAENGDFKSKMEDYEVIEQIGRGAFGAAFLVLHKTEKKKYVMKKIRLNKQTEKFKKTAHQEMDLISRLNHPYVVEYKDAWVDKAGICIVTTYCEGGDMAELIRKARGAYFPEEKLCKWLTQLLLALDYLHTNRVLHRDLKCSNIFLTKENNIRLGDFGLAKLLNSEDLASSVVGTPNYMCPELLADLPYGYKSDIWSLGCCMFEICAHQQPFRAPDMSGLINKINRSTISPLPIVYSSTLKQIIKTMLRKSPEHRPTAAELLRHPHLQPYLLRCHNPSSVFLPVKPPGSPNDKTPKKHSPMKLNDGKETHERDVQVLRPKVQVTKHEENDNGDTHVRSLRNNPVFAVLEEETETKRVDPTSYYNDSGETSCETTIVCNGDGPENSDSLIQKVSTKSSSLDLSIGEQEVTSLELFVKLEKSIISNENIDNILDAFSEKGESFDEGNVSPQMVICEVDTEQPITVEPKPIEPVDQETEKGASANEPLETTLTSSGENETNCKTEWLNPTQQRAVALESLLELCARLLKQGKLEELAAVLKPFGEETVSSRETAIWLTKSLIGAQKFADGS; encoded by the exons ATGTCACAAATGGAAGCAGAAAATGGTGATTTCAAGTCAAAGATGGAAGATTATGAAGTTATTGAGCAGATTGGTAGAGGAGCTTTTGGGGCTGCTTTTCTTGTTCTCCATAAAACTGAAAAAAAGAA GTATGTCATGAAGAAGATTAGATTGAACAAGCAAACAGAGAAGTTTAAGAAGACAGCACATCAAGAG ATGGATTTGATATCCCGACTTAATCATCCATACGTCGTGGAGTACAAAGATGCTTGGGTGGATAAG GCGGGAATATGCATTGTGACAACTTATTGTGAAGGAGGAGACAT GGCCGAGCTTATACGTAAGGCTAGAGGAGCATATTTCCCAGAGGAG AAACTCTGCAAATGGCTGACACAACTATTATTGGCATTGGATTATTTGCACACTAATCGTGTCCTTCATAGGGATTTAAAG TGTTCCAACATCTTCCTCACAAAGGAGAACAACATCCGTCTTG GTGACTTTGGACTTGCGAAACTACTCAACTCAGAAGACCTTGCTTCCTCG GTTGTCGGCACCCCGAACTACATGTGTCCCGAACTCCTTGCAGACCTTCCTTATGGCTATAAATCAGATATTTGGTCCCTTG GTTGCTGCATGTTCGAGATTTGTGCGCATCAACAACCATTTCGTGCTCCT GATATGTCAGGACTTATCAACAAGATAAACAGATCCACCATTTCTCCTCTCCCGATCGTTTATTCTTCAACTTT AAAACAGATTATTAAAACGATGTTAAGGAAAAGTCCCGAACATAGACCAACG GCTGCAGAACTTTTACGACATCCACATTTACAACCGTACCTCCTCAGATGTCACAACCCGTCTTCTGTTTTTCTACCCGTAAAACCCCCAGGTAGCCCGAATGATAAAACCCCGAAAAAACATTCACCCATGAAACTAAACGATGGAAAAGAGACACACGAGAGAGACGTACAAGTTTTAAGGCCGAAAGTACAGGTAACAAAGCATGAAGAGAACGATAACGGTGACACACATGTTAGAAGTTTACGTAACAACCCGGTATTCGCTGTTCTGGAAGAAGAAACCGAGACCAAGCGGGTGGACCCCACGAGTTATTATAACGATAGCGGGGAAACAAGTTGTGAGACAACGATAGTTTGCAATGGAGACGGGCCTGAAAATTCGGACTCGTTAATACAAAAAGTCAGCACAAAGTCAAGCTCGTTGGATCTTTCTATCGGGGAACAAGAAGTGACGAGTCTTGAACTTTTTGTGAAACTTGAAAAGAGTATTATTAGTAATGAGAACATAGATAACATCTTGGACGCTTTTAGTGAGAAAGGCGAATCTTTTGATGAAGGAAACGTATCTCCTCAAATGGTCATCTGTGAGGTGGATACCGAGCAACCGATAACCGTTGAACCCAAACCAATCGAACCCGTTGACCAAGAAACAGAGAAGGGTGCATCGGCTAACGAGCCACTAGAAACCACACTCACCTCATCAGGTGAAAATGAAACCAACTGCAAGACCGAATGGCTAAACCCGACTCAACAAAGAGCCGTTGCATTAGAGTCTTTACTTGAGCTATGTGCCCGGTTGTTAAAACAAGGGAAGCTTGAAGAACTTGCTGCTGTTTTGAAACCGTTTGGTGAAGAAACAGTTTCTTCAAGAGAAACAGCGATTTGGTTAACGAAAAGCCTCATCGGTGCACAGAAATTCGCAGACGGTTCTTGA
- the LOC110866650 gene encoding pentatricopeptide repeat-containing protein At4g33990 isoform X2 gives MLTSEIKPDFYTFPPVLKACRDLNNGSRIHALILKTGLEWDVFVAASLVHMYCRFGLFDAAYQIFENMPFRDMGCWNAIISGFCQNGKGEKALEVLDEMRLEGIRMDSVTVSTILPVCAQMDDMVQGRLTHLYIVKHGLESDLFVGNAFINFYAKFGEVEHAQKFFDNLVTRDLVSWNSIIAAYEQNNNPDRALNFFYEMQMNGFKPDLLTLVSVASSIAQSRDSRTSRCVHGFILRRCWFEKDVIIGNAVVDMYAKLGDVDSARKLFDKIHLKDVVSWNTMITGYGQNGLADEAIEVYRMMVGTEYVTPNQGTWASIIPAYAHIGALKEGATTHGRVLKTGLLLDVFIGTCLIDLYGKCGKVEDTMNLFYEVPKTSSVPWNAVISCVGIHGHGETSLKLFRNMLDEGVRPDAITFISLLSACSHSGLVEQGEWCFNVMQRDYGIKPCLKHYGCFVDLLGRAGQLEKAYNFIISMPLQPDASVWGALLGACRIHGNADLGKVASDRLLEVDPDNVGYYVLLSNIYANAGKWDGVNTVRSLATSKGLKKTPGWSSIELNNKMEVFYTGNQSHPQCDQIYEELETLTTKMKILGYIPDYSFVLQDVEEDEKQHILTSHSERLAIAYGIINTPGRTPIRIFKNLRVCGDCHNATKFISRITEREIIVRDSNRFHNFKDGVCSCGDYW, from the coding sequence ATGTTGACCTCCGAAATAAAGCCTGATTTTTATACTTTCCCACCTGTTTTAAAAGCGTGTCGGGATTTAAACAATGGGAGTAGAATACACGCTTTGATTTTAAAAACGGGTTTGGAATGGGATGTCTTTGTGGCTGCTTCGTTAGTGCATATGTACTGTCGGTTTGGTTTGTTCGATGCCGCTTACCAAATTTTCGAAAACATGCCGTTTCGAGACATGGGTTGCTGGAACGCGATAATCTCGGGGTTTTGTCAGAACGGAAAAGGCGAAAAGGCGTTGGAGGTATTGGATGAGATGAGACTCGAAGGGATTAGAATGGATTCTGTAACGGTATCTACTATTCTTCCGGTTTGTGCGCAAATGGATGATATGGTGCAAGGGAGATTGACGCATTTGTACATTGTGAAACATGGGTTGGAGTCCGATTTGTTTGTCGGCAACGCGTTTATTAACTTTTATGCGAAGTTTGGTGAAGTGGAGCATGCGCAGAAGTTTTTTGATAATTTGGTTACGAGAGATTTGGTATCGTGGAATTCGATAATCGCTGCTTATGAGCAGAATAATAATCCGGATCGCGCGCTTAACTTTTTTTACGAGATGCAAATGAATGGATTCAAGCCTGATTTGTTGACGCTCGTAAGTGTTGCTTCGAGTATTGCTCAGTCTCGGGATTCTCGAACTAGTAGATGTGTACATGGTTTCATACTACGGAGATGTTGGTTTGAAAAGGATGTGATAATCGGGAACGCGGTGGTTGACATGTATGCAAAACTCGGAGATGTTGACTCAGCACGGAAATTGTTCGATAAGATCCATCTTAAAGATGTGGTTTCGTGGAACACGATGATTACAGGTTACGGTCAAAACGGGCTTGCGGATGAAGCCATTGAAGTGTACCGCATGATGGTAGGAACCGAATACGTCACACCTAACCAAGGAACGTGGGCCAGCATTATACCAGCTTATGCGCATATCGGAGCATTAAAAGAAGGGGCGACAACCCATGGGCGGGTTCTGAAAACGGGCCTGCTTTTGGATGTCTTCATAGGAACATGTTTAATCGATCTTTACGGAAAATGCGGGAAAGTGGAAGACACGATGAACTTGTTTTATGAAGTACCGAAAACGAGTTCAGTCCCATGGAATGCTGTGATATCATGTGTTGGCATACATGGACACGGAGAAACGTCTTTGAAGCTGTTTAGAAACATGCTCGATGAAGGTGTTCGGCCTGACGCTATAACTTTCATTTCCTTATTATCGGCATGTAGCCATTCGGGTTTAGTCGAGCAGGGTGAGTGGTGCTTCAACGTCATGCAACGTGACTATGGGATCAAACCGTGCTTAAAGCACTATGGATGCTTCGTTGATTTGTTGGGTCGGGCCGGACAATTAGAAAAAGCGTATAATTTTATAATAAGTATGCCTTTACAGCCCGATGCTTCGGTTTGGGGTGCTCTTTTGGGTGCATGTCGGATTCACGGAAATGCTGATTTGGGTAAGGTGGCTTCAGATAGATTATTAGAAGTTGATCCGGACAACGTCGGATATTACGTGTTATTGTCAAATATATACGCAAATGCCGGCAAATGGGATGGTGTGAATACGGTGAGATCATTGGCTACGAGTAAGGGATTAAAGAAAACTCCGGGATGGAGCTCAATTGAGTTAAACAACAAAATGGAGGTTTTTTACACCGGGAACCAATCACATCCCCAGTGCGATCAAATATACGAAGAGTTGGAAACGTTAACGACAAAAATGAAGATTCTTGGGTATATTCCTGATTATAGTTTTGTGTTGCAGGATGTTGAGGAGGATGAAAAGCAGCATATTCTTACTAGTCATAGTGAGAGATTGGCAATCGCGTATGGGATAATTAATACTCCTGGGCGAACGCCTATTAGAATATTTAAGAATTTGCGCGTATGTGGGGATTGTCATAACGCTACTAAATTTATATCTAGAATCACTGAGAGGGAAATCATTGTGAGGGATTCTAATCGGTTTCATAACTTTAAAGATGGAGTATGTTCTTGTGGTGATTATTGGTGA
- the LOC110866650 gene encoding pentatricopeptide repeat-containing protein At4g33990 isoform X1, producing MLRLLIGGRSLPNCKSNYFPKLIRSSRCLHTSFSPVPNYQQTSSNESGSNVRDIDIDLLFHSSTNIHIAKRVHALLIVLGKVQSLFISTRLLNLYSNLGTISLCQQTFDQIPTKDVYTWNSIISAYVRNGIPSDAVNCLYKMLTSEIKPDFYTFPPVLKACRDLNNGSRIHALILKTGLEWDVFVAASLVHMYCRFGLFDAAYQIFENMPFRDMGCWNAIISGFCQNGKGEKALEVLDEMRLEGIRMDSVTVSTILPVCAQMDDMVQGRLTHLYIVKHGLESDLFVGNAFINFYAKFGEVEHAQKFFDNLVTRDLVSWNSIIAAYEQNNNPDRALNFFYEMQMNGFKPDLLTLVSVASSIAQSRDSRTSRCVHGFILRRCWFEKDVIIGNAVVDMYAKLGDVDSARKLFDKIHLKDVVSWNTMITGYGQNGLADEAIEVYRMMVGTEYVTPNQGTWASIIPAYAHIGALKEGATTHGRVLKTGLLLDVFIGTCLIDLYGKCGKVEDTMNLFYEVPKTSSVPWNAVISCVGIHGHGETSLKLFRNMLDEGVRPDAITFISLLSACSHSGLVEQGEWCFNVMQRDYGIKPCLKHYGCFVDLLGRAGQLEKAYNFIISMPLQPDASVWGALLGACRIHGNADLGKVASDRLLEVDPDNVGYYVLLSNIYANAGKWDGVNTVRSLATSKGLKKTPGWSSIELNNKMEVFYTGNQSHPQCDQIYEELETLTTKMKILGYIPDYSFVLQDVEEDEKQHILTSHSERLAIAYGIINTPGRTPIRIFKNLRVCGDCHNATKFISRITEREIIVRDSNRFHNFKDGVCSCGDYW from the exons ATGCTCAGGCTTCTTATTGGAGGTAG ATCGCTGCCAAACTGCAAAAGTAACTACTTTCCTAAACTTATTCGCTCTAGTCGGTGCCTTCACACATCGTTTTCCCCTGTTCCAAACTATCAACAAACTTCATCAAACGAAAGTGGGAGCAATGTTCGGGATATTGATATTGACCTTTTATTTCACTCGAGCACAAATATCCACATCGCCAAACGCGTTCACGCATTACTTATTGTATTGGGGAAGGTCCAAAGTTTATTCATTTCCACCCGACTTCTCAATCTTTATTCCAATCTCGGTACCATCTCTTTATGTCAACAAACTTTTGATCAAATCCCAACAAAAGATGTTTACACATGGAACTCTATTATATCCGCATACGTCCGCAACGGCATTCCTAGTGATGCCGTAAATTGTTTATACAAAATGTTGACCTCCGAAATAAAGCCTGATTTTTATACTTTCCCACCTGTTTTAAAAGCGTGTCGGGATTTAAACAATGGGAGTAGAATACACGCTTTGATTTTAAAAACGGGTTTGGAATGGGATGTCTTTGTGGCTGCTTCGTTAGTGCATATGTACTGTCGGTTTGGTTTGTTCGATGCCGCTTACCAAATTTTCGAAAACATGCCGTTTCGAGACATGGGTTGCTGGAACGCGATAATCTCGGGGTTTTGTCAGAACGGAAAAGGCGAAAAGGCGTTGGAGGTATTGGATGAGATGAGACTCGAAGGGATTAGAATGGATTCTGTAACGGTATCTACTATTCTTCCGGTTTGTGCGCAAATGGATGATATGGTGCAAGGGAGATTGACGCATTTGTACATTGTGAAACATGGGTTGGAGTCCGATTTGTTTGTCGGCAACGCGTTTATTAACTTTTATGCGAAGTTTGGTGAAGTGGAGCATGCGCAGAAGTTTTTTGATAATTTGGTTACGAGAGATTTGGTATCGTGGAATTCGATAATCGCTGCTTATGAGCAGAATAATAATCCGGATCGCGCGCTTAACTTTTTTTACGAGATGCAAATGAATGGATTCAAGCCTGATTTGTTGACGCTCGTAAGTGTTGCTTCGAGTATTGCTCAGTCTCGGGATTCTCGAACTAGTAGATGTGTACATGGTTTCATACTACGGAGATGTTGGTTTGAAAAGGATGTGATAATCGGGAACGCGGTGGTTGACATGTATGCAAAACTCGGAGATGTTGACTCAGCACGGAAATTGTTCGATAAGATCCATCTTAAAGATGTGGTTTCGTGGAACACGATGATTACAGGTTACGGTCAAAACGGGCTTGCGGATGAAGCCATTGAAGTGTACCGCATGATGGTAGGAACCGAATACGTCACACCTAACCAAGGAACGTGGGCCAGCATTATACCAGCTTATGCGCATATCGGAGCATTAAAAGAAGGGGCGACAACCCATGGGCGGGTTCTGAAAACGGGCCTGCTTTTGGATGTCTTCATAGGAACATGTTTAATCGATCTTTACGGAAAATGCGGGAAAGTGGAAGACACGATGAACTTGTTTTATGAAGTACCGAAAACGAGTTCAGTCCCATGGAATGCTGTGATATCATGTGTTGGCATACATGGACACGGAGAAACGTCTTTGAAGCTGTTTAGAAACATGCTCGATGAAGGTGTTCGGCCTGACGCTATAACTTTCATTTCCTTATTATCGGCATGTAGCCATTCGGGTTTAGTCGAGCAGGGTGAGTGGTGCTTCAACGTCATGCAACGTGACTATGGGATCAAACCGTGCTTAAAGCACTATGGATGCTTCGTTGATTTGTTGGGTCGGGCCGGACAATTAGAAAAAGCGTATAATTTTATAATAAGTATGCCTTTACAGCCCGATGCTTCGGTTTGGGGTGCTCTTTTGGGTGCATGTCGGATTCACGGAAATGCTGATTTGGGTAAGGTGGCTTCAGATAGATTATTAGAAGTTGATCCGGACAACGTCGGATATTACGTGTTATTGTCAAATATATACGCAAATGCCGGCAAATGGGATGGTGTGAATACGGTGAGATCATTGGCTACGAGTAAGGGATTAAAGAAAACTCCGGGATGGAGCTCAATTGAGTTAAACAACAAAATGGAGGTTTTTTACACCGGGAACCAATCACATCCCCAGTGCGATCAAATATACGAAGAGTTGGAAACGTTAACGACAAAAATGAAGATTCTTGGGTATATTCCTGATTATAGTTTTGTGTTGCAGGATGTTGAGGAGGATGAAAAGCAGCATATTCTTACTAGTCATAGTGAGAGATTGGCAATCGCGTATGGGATAATTAATACTCCTGGGCGAACGCCTATTAGAATATTTAAGAATTTGCGCGTATGTGGGGATTGTCATAACGCTACTAAATTTATATCTAGAATCACTGAGAGGGAAATCATTGTGAGGGATTCTAATCGGTTTCATAACTTTAAAGATGGAGTATGTTCTTGTGGTGATTATTGGTGA